One part of the Streptomyces sp. NBC_00286 genome encodes these proteins:
- a CDS encoding carbohydrate ABC transporter permease yields the protein MTHAAVATPGAGLKKLLRRHGKQGDHGGAPRLSPLWTFVAWLATLAFFAPVAWMVLTSFHQEADAATNPPTLLAPLTFDQYETLFSRDITPFLLNSAMASVISTLLVLALAVPTAYALSIKPVEKWTDVMFFFLSTKFLPAIAALLPIYMIVKEVGMLDNVWTLIVLYTAMNLPIAVWMMRSFLAEVPKEILEAAEVDGAGLPTVLLRIVAPVAMPGLAATSLICFIFSWNEFMFAVNLTATQASTAPVFLVGFITNEGLFLARLCAAATLVSLPVLIAGFAAQDKLVRGLSLGAVK from the coding sequence ATGACCCACGCAGCCGTCGCCACGCCCGGAGCCGGGCTCAAGAAGCTTCTGCGACGTCACGGCAAGCAGGGCGACCACGGTGGTGCGCCCAGGCTGTCGCCGCTGTGGACGTTCGTCGCCTGGCTCGCCACCCTGGCGTTCTTCGCACCGGTGGCCTGGATGGTGCTCACCTCCTTCCACCAGGAGGCCGACGCCGCGACCAACCCGCCCACCCTGCTGGCCCCGCTCACCTTCGACCAGTACGAAACGCTGTTCAGCCGGGACATCACCCCTTTCCTCCTCAACTCGGCCATGGCAAGCGTCATTTCCACGCTGCTGGTGCTCGCCCTGGCGGTGCCCACGGCCTACGCGCTGTCCATCAAGCCGGTCGAGAAGTGGACCGACGTGATGTTCTTCTTCCTGTCCACGAAGTTCCTGCCGGCGATCGCGGCTCTGCTGCCGATCTACATGATCGTCAAAGAGGTCGGGATGCTGGACAACGTATGGACGCTGATCGTCCTGTACACCGCGATGAACCTGCCGATCGCGGTGTGGATGATGCGTTCGTTCCTCGCCGAGGTGCCCAAGGAGATCCTGGAGGCCGCCGAGGTCGACGGCGCCGGCCTGCCCACCGTCCTGCTGCGCATCGTCGCACCGGTCGCCATGCCGGGCCTGGCCGCCACCTCGCTGATCTGCTTCATCTTCAGCTGGAACGAGTTCATGTTCGCTGTCAACCTCACCGCGACCCAGGCCTCCACCGCGCCGGTGTTCCTCGTCGGCTTCATCACCAACGAGGGCCTGTTCCTGGCCCGGTTGTGCGCGGCGGCCACGCTGGTCTCCCTGCCGGTCCTCATCGCCGGTTTCGCCGCCCAGGACAAACTCGTACGCGGCCTGTCCCTAGGAGCAGTCAAATGA
- a CDS encoding zinc-dependent alcohol dehydrogenase family protein, which yields MKAAVIEAPGKVTVATVPDPTPEPRQVVLDVAACGLCGTDLHILQGEFAPTLPVVPGHEFAGEVVGLGSEVTELAIGDRVAVDPSLYCNECRYCRVGRNNLCDQWQAIGVTVAGGAAEYAVAPVANCVRLPDHVDVQDAALIEPLSCAVRGYDVLSSRLGSHVLIYGSGTMGLMMLELAKRTGAASVDVVDVNPERLTTAEKLGCSQAALSAEELGRPAGWDVVVDATGNAAAIQDGLERVAKAGTFLQFGVSDYATTATISPYRIYNQEITITGSMAVLHSYERAAELFATGVLDPQIFISHRLPLTQYPQALERFAAGQGRKIVVLP from the coding sequence ATGAAAGCCGCTGTCATCGAAGCCCCCGGCAAGGTCACCGTCGCCACGGTGCCCGACCCCACTCCCGAGCCGCGCCAGGTCGTGCTCGATGTGGCGGCCTGCGGGCTGTGCGGGACCGATCTGCACATCCTGCAGGGCGAGTTCGCACCGACACTGCCGGTCGTGCCGGGCCACGAGTTCGCCGGGGAGGTCGTGGGCCTCGGCAGCGAGGTCACCGAACTCGCGATCGGGGACCGGGTCGCCGTGGACCCCTCGCTGTACTGCAACGAGTGCCGCTACTGCCGGGTGGGACGCAACAACCTCTGCGACCAGTGGCAGGCGATCGGCGTGACCGTGGCCGGTGGCGCGGCCGAGTACGCCGTGGCACCCGTCGCCAACTGCGTACGGCTGCCGGACCACGTGGACGTCCAGGACGCGGCCCTGATCGAGCCGCTGTCCTGCGCCGTGCGCGGATACGACGTGCTCAGCAGCAGGCTCGGCTCCCATGTGCTGATCTACGGCAGCGGGACGATGGGCCTGATGATGCTGGAGCTGGCCAAGCGCACCGGTGCCGCCTCGGTGGATGTCGTCGACGTCAATCCGGAGCGGCTGACGACGGCTGAGAAGCTGGGCTGTTCACAAGCGGCGCTGTCCGCCGAGGAGTTGGGGCGCCCGGCCGGCTGGGACGTGGTGGTCGACGCGACCGGCAACGCCGCCGCCATCCAGGACGGCCTGGAACGGGTTGCCAAGGCCGGAACATTTCTGCAGTTCGGGGTGTCCGACTACGCGACCACGGCCACCATTTCGCCGTACCGCATCTACAACCAGGAGATCACCATCACCGGCTCCATGGCGGTGCTGCACAGCTACGAGCGCGCGGCGGAACTGTTCGCCACCGGGGTGCTCGATCCCCAGATCTTCATCAGCCACCGGCTGCCGCTGACGCAGTACCCACAGGCACTGGAACGGTTCGCAGCCGGCCAGGGACGCAAGATCGTGGTGCTTCCCTGA
- a CDS encoding family 78 glycoside hydrolase catalytic domain gives MSAGAGGMGGVGGGTIAHAASSFRLGDAAVYGLTVEHRTDHLGVDAARPRFGWRMRSAARGRSQGAYRLLVASARDKLSTARADVWDSGRVRSSDSVAVRYAGRPLTASTRYYWTVTVWDAEGRPVGIASPSYFETGLMSTDGVAGWDGAQWIGVKGKRPNSPGAPMLRKQASLKKRFDVRDARLYVSALGVYEAHVNGCHVTVPQDGGTTIELLPPGWTNYDARVNYMTYDVTDLVTREPDVTLAVVLGNGWYNGRVSDGSTYYSKDGNALAVKAKLLIRYADGTSQTVVTRPDGGWKATDTGPYRADDIYDGQTYDARREPPGWTAHGFDDSGWSDVERVAFEDKYPDVQLLAYPGETARFMPQWDRRPRSITVATGVTGQDGSPNGRGRIIVDLARTVTDPEKAACALVTIGSGDTAIFDLGQNMVGVARYSLRGPAGAKVEFKFGEMLNDDSSGADGPEGSVYRANLRSAKATSTYILKGDRNGETHQDSLTFYGFRYVSVTATETVTITGLTGKVATSAVRETGTLTTDHPDINQLASNIRWGQRGNYLWVPTDCPQRDERLGWTGDTQVFATTGLYNADAGVFLSHFQDTVVDSAAIYGADKAQFTGVAPGGRYNFPGGGSGWADAGVIVPWTVWQMTGDATVVRDNWPAMTRYVDWIRQQTGDTYFGQGSLTGDWLAPQKTSAQLMSDVYYGYVARLMAQMARATGKTAEADAYERLFGHIKQAFITKYLSTEGDRVTVKSSLGDASPIEPGADPNEKTEDNSQSALLWVLKLGFYETEAQRRTLVGLLADNIGNDEAYKAAHPNSTRVKYAENTLSVGFLGVNVLAPVLTDEGRADLAYKLLHQDALPSWLYSVHNGATTVWERWNSYSEDAGFGPVSMNSFNHYAYGAIMEWMYAYMAGIARDPDSPGFKHFILQPHLDPTGKVTQVSGSYESPYGEIRSEWTVEAGGGTLAYETVVPANSEATLRLPATSAATVREGRTPLARVEGVRFLGHADGVASYRIPSGWYKLTARLH, from the coding sequence ATGTCGGCAGGGGCTGGTGGCATGGGTGGCGTGGGTGGCGGAACCATCGCGCACGCGGCGTCCTCCTTCCGCCTGGGGGATGCCGCGGTGTACGGGCTGACCGTGGAACACCGTACGGATCACCTGGGCGTGGACGCCGCCCGCCCGCGCTTCGGCTGGCGCATGCGGTCGGCAGCGCGCGGCCGGAGCCAAGGGGCGTACCGGCTCCTCGTGGCGAGCGCCCGGGACAAGCTGTCCACCGCCCGCGCGGACGTCTGGGACAGCGGGCGAGTGCGATCCTCCGATTCCGTGGCCGTCCGCTACGCGGGCAGGCCGCTCACCGCCTCGACCCGCTACTACTGGACCGTCACCGTCTGGGACGCCGAAGGCCGTCCGGTCGGGATCGCATCCCCGTCGTACTTCGAGACGGGTCTCATGAGCACGGACGGCGTGGCCGGATGGGACGGCGCCCAGTGGATCGGAGTGAAGGGGAAGCGCCCAAACTCGCCCGGTGCACCGATGCTGCGGAAGCAAGCGTCCTTGAAGAAGCGGTTCGACGTCCGTGATGCCCGGCTGTACGTCTCGGCCCTCGGCGTGTACGAGGCCCACGTCAACGGATGTCACGTCACCGTTCCGCAGGACGGCGGCACCACGATCGAACTGCTGCCGCCGGGCTGGACGAACTACGACGCACGCGTCAACTACATGACGTACGACGTCACCGACCTCGTGACGCGGGAGCCGGACGTCACCCTCGCGGTCGTCCTGGGCAACGGCTGGTACAACGGCCGCGTCTCCGACGGCAGTACGTACTATTCCAAGGACGGCAACGCCCTCGCGGTCAAGGCCAAGCTGCTGATCCGGTACGCCGACGGGACCTCGCAGACGGTCGTCACCAGGCCGGACGGCGGCTGGAAGGCCACGGACACCGGCCCCTACCGCGCCGACGACATCTACGACGGTCAGACCTACGACGCCCGCAGGGAACCGCCGGGCTGGACGGCGCACGGATTCGACGACTCCGGCTGGTCGGACGTGGAACGCGTCGCCTTCGAGGACAAGTACCCGGACGTCCAACTGCTCGCCTACCCGGGCGAGACCGCACGCTTCATGCCGCAGTGGGACCGGCGGCCGCGGTCGATCACCGTCGCCACCGGAGTGACCGGACAGGACGGCAGCCCCAACGGTAGGGGACGCATCATCGTCGACCTCGCCCGGACGGTGACCGACCCGGAGAAGGCAGCCTGCGCACTGGTCACGATCGGCAGCGGCGACACCGCGATCTTCGACCTCGGCCAGAACATGGTCGGCGTCGCCCGCTACAGCCTGCGCGGACCGGCCGGAGCCAAGGTCGAGTTCAAGTTCGGCGAGATGCTCAACGACGACAGCTCCGGCGCGGACGGCCCCGAGGGCTCCGTCTACCGGGCCAACCTCCGCAGCGCCAAGGCCACCAGCACGTACATCCTCAAAGGCGACCGGAACGGCGAGACCCACCAGGACTCCTTGACCTTCTACGGCTTCCGCTATGTCTCCGTCACTGCGACGGAAACCGTCACCATCACCGGCCTGACCGGAAAAGTTGCCACGTCCGCCGTCCGCGAGACCGGCACCCTCACCACCGACCATCCGGACATCAACCAACTGGCGAGCAACATCCGTTGGGGCCAGCGCGGCAACTACCTCTGGGTGCCCACCGACTGCCCGCAACGCGACGAACGCCTCGGCTGGACCGGCGACACCCAGGTCTTCGCCACGACCGGCCTCTACAACGCGGACGCGGGAGTCTTCCTCAGCCACTTCCAGGACACGGTCGTCGACTCGGCTGCCATCTACGGCGCGGACAAGGCGCAGTTCACCGGGGTGGCTCCCGGCGGCCGGTACAACTTCCCGGGCGGCGGGAGTGGTTGGGCGGACGCCGGAGTCATCGTGCCGTGGACCGTGTGGCAGATGACCGGTGACGCGACTGTGGTCAGGGACAACTGGCCTGCGATGACCAGGTACGTGGACTGGATCCGGCAGCAGACCGGCGACACCTACTTCGGACAGGGCTCCCTCACCGGCGACTGGCTGGCCCCGCAGAAGACCAGCGCCCAGCTCATGAGCGACGTCTACTACGGCTATGTCGCCCGGCTGATGGCACAGATGGCCCGCGCGACCGGCAAGACGGCGGAGGCAGACGCGTACGAGCGGCTCTTCGGACACATCAAACAGGCCTTCATCACCAAGTACCTGAGTACCGAGGGCGATCGGGTCACGGTGAAGTCCAGCCTGGGTGACGCGTCACCGATCGAACCGGGCGCCGACCCCAACGAGAAGACGGAGGACAACAGCCAGTCGGCGCTGCTGTGGGTCCTCAAGCTTGGCTTCTACGAGACGGAGGCCCAACGCCGCACGCTCGTCGGCCTGTTGGCCGACAACATCGGCAACGACGAGGCCTACAAGGCCGCCCACCCGAACAGCACCCGGGTCAAGTACGCCGAGAACACGCTGTCCGTCGGCTTCCTCGGCGTCAACGTCCTGGCCCCCGTCCTCACCGACGAGGGCCGCGCCGACCTGGCGTACAAACTGCTGCACCAGGACGCGCTGCCGTCCTGGCTGTACTCGGTACACAACGGCGCCACCACCGTCTGGGAGCGCTGGAACTCCTACTCCGAGGACGCCGGCTTCGGCCCGGTCAGCATGAACTCCTTCAACCACTACGCGTACGGCGCGATCATGGAGTGGATGTACGCCTACATGGCCGGCATCGCCCGCGACCCCGACAGCCCCGGTTTCAAGCACTTCATCCTGCAACCCCACCTCGATCCCACCGGCAAGGTCACGCAGGTCTCCGGCTCGTACGAATCGCCGTACGGAGAGATCCGCAGCGAGTGGACGGTGGAGGCCGGAGGCGGGACCCTCGCGTACGAGACGGTCGTGCCCGCGAACAGCGAGGCGACCCTGCGGCTCCCGGCCACCTCCGCCGCCACCGTCCGCGAGGGACGCACCCCACTGGCACGAGTGGAGGGGGTCCGCTTCCTCGGCCACGCGGACGGGGTGGCCTCGTACCGGATTCCTTCCGGCTGGTACAAACTCACCGCCCGGCTGCACTGA
- a CDS encoding family 78 glycoside hydrolase catalytic domain translates to MPDAPSGALGRRQVVGTMVVSAAGLAVPAAPGLPVPAAHAAAEGGGPGARVTGLAVDGREDNPLGVDDPAPRLSWRVAGAGEGWTQVAYQVHAARSEADLDKGPLLWDSGKVRSSAQTDIAWHGPALASRDRVVWQVRAWGTDGDATPWSRPASWEMGLLKRSDWDEAQWLEYPGRTVDQPLPVFARAFRVDGRRGRVVRARLHLSGIGLHVARLNDRPVTDEVLAPGNSNYQLSTEYRVYDVTHLIRRGDNVLGVELGHGTALVTRSVTHPATGRTAPYSWWQSQFKGSGHLVSPAARGTTTIKVSSVVGYHVGGTVNIDTGDGGERLESRTITSIGTAGTDGTGIAFEPGLASAHESGAAVSGSGNSLASTDPSAGAAVSPRLIARLELTRADGTVETVVSDRSWKTALGPTVTANWYSGSDYDARREQPVWTAPGADLGESARRRDGSAMGWVDAGIAPPPNLTTELVWRVAEPLRVVDRLRPVSVTRPQPGVWVFDFGQNFAGWPLLELDGPLEAGTTVKLYPAESLNADGTVNQASIMGGGAARGTDVFAAYTTYGDRRGERWHPQFHYFGMQWVQVTGLPEGYLPTRDTVTGLQIHADAPAAGSVRTSDDRINRIHRMARYSVMSNTMSTFTDCPGREKLAYPADYVQPFGSLHRTFGYPAYLRTMQRHLAEGQSRAGDNIGNVALKAPVYDWGYTGRFGDEINWGNGIILVPWLAYETYGDTQTMSRYYAQMQAFLTYIRTRKAGIGADAHIVDAALADWIASENTSGRITGTWGYYQIADRMARMAGLIGRSADAAEYRSLAANIKDAFNDAFYNAALGRYTAEGDQGDTGATQAAQALALDEGLVPEGERGKVLDALVELVYAHRPFGGGPHFSGGTIGLAPIVRALHEGGRDDVLWDVLQEDTRPSYGHFMAPTTANPKGLTTIPEEWDMDNSKNHMILLQIEEWFHNGLVGIRRPRGKAGYRELVIDPRPVGDLTHAEGSYRTPHGVVSARWTRKNGRFRLDVELPPNTTAEIRMPTDDRATYAVGSGQHTFTTRDLSIDSRKTGRTKV, encoded by the coding sequence ATGCCCGACGCCCCGAGCGGAGCGCTAGGCCGTAGACAGGTGGTCGGCACGATGGTCGTCTCAGCGGCAGGGCTGGCAGTGCCCGCGGCTCCCGGGCTCCCCGTGCCAGCGGCCCACGCCGCCGCGGAGGGCGGCGGACCGGGCGCGAGGGTCACCGGTCTGGCCGTCGACGGCCGCGAGGACAACCCGCTCGGCGTCGACGACCCCGCCCCGCGACTGAGTTGGCGAGTGGCGGGGGCCGGGGAGGGATGGACTCAGGTCGCCTACCAGGTTCACGCGGCGCGCTCCGAAGCGGATCTCGACAAGGGTCCTCTGCTGTGGGACAGCGGCAAGGTCCGCTCCTCGGCCCAGACGGACATCGCATGGCACGGCCCCGCTCTGGCCTCGCGCGACCGGGTGGTCTGGCAGGTGCGGGCCTGGGGCACCGACGGCGACGCGACACCGTGGAGCCGGCCCGCTTCTTGGGAGATGGGGCTCCTCAAGCGCTCCGACTGGGACGAGGCCCAGTGGCTCGAGTACCCGGGCCGAACCGTCGACCAGCCACTGCCGGTGTTCGCCCGCGCCTTCCGGGTGGACGGTCGACGGGGAAGGGTCGTCAGGGCGAGGCTGCACCTGTCCGGCATCGGACTGCACGTGGCCCGGCTCAACGACCGGCCCGTCACCGATGAGGTGCTCGCCCCGGGTAACTCCAACTACCAGCTCTCCACCGAATACCGGGTCTACGACGTCACCCACCTCATCCGCCGCGGTGACAACGTCCTGGGCGTCGAACTGGGCCACGGCACGGCGCTCGTGACCCGGTCGGTCACGCATCCCGCGACCGGCCGCACTGCCCCGTACAGCTGGTGGCAGAGCCAGTTCAAGGGCAGCGGCCACCTCGTCTCGCCCGCCGCCCGGGGCACCACCACCATCAAGGTGAGCAGCGTGGTGGGCTATCACGTCGGCGGCACCGTCAACATCGACACCGGCGACGGTGGCGAGCGCCTGGAGTCACGCACCATCACCTCGATCGGCACCGCGGGCACCGACGGCACCGGTATCGCCTTCGAGCCCGGCCTCGCGTCCGCTCACGAGAGCGGTGCCGCCGTCTCCGGCTCCGGCAACTCCCTTGCGAGCACCGACCCGAGCGCGGGCGCCGCCGTCTCCCCGAGACTGATCGCCCGACTGGAACTCACGAGAGCGGACGGGACGGTCGAGACCGTCGTCAGCGACCGCTCGTGGAAGACGGCTCTCGGCCCGACGGTCACCGCCAACTGGTACTCCGGCTCCGACTACGACGCCCGGCGCGAGCAGCCCGTCTGGACCGCCCCCGGTGCGGATCTCGGTGAGTCGGCGAGGCGGCGCGACGGCTCGGCCATGGGCTGGGTGGACGCAGGAATCGCTCCACCGCCCAACCTGACCACCGAGCTGGTCTGGCGGGTGGCGGAGCCGCTCAGGGTCGTCGACAGGCTCCGACCGGTCAGTGTCACCCGGCCGCAGCCAGGCGTGTGGGTCTTCGACTTCGGGCAGAACTTCGCCGGATGGCCGTTGCTCGAGCTCGACGGTCCGCTCGAGGCCGGGACCACGGTCAAGCTGTACCCCGCCGAGTCGCTGAACGCCGACGGCACCGTCAACCAGGCTTCGATCATGGGTGGTGGCGCCGCCCGCGGCACCGACGTGTTCGCCGCCTACACGACGTACGGCGACCGGCGAGGCGAGCGGTGGCACCCGCAGTTCCACTACTTCGGCATGCAGTGGGTGCAGGTGACCGGCCTGCCCGAGGGCTACCTACCGACCCGGGACACGGTGACCGGCCTGCAGATCCACGCGGATGCGCCGGCCGCCGGTTCGGTACGGACGTCCGACGACCGGATCAACCGCATTCATCGCATGGCCCGTTACTCGGTCATGAGCAACACCATGTCCACCTTCACGGACTGCCCGGGCCGCGAAAAGCTCGCCTACCCCGCCGACTACGTACAGCCCTTCGGCTCCCTGCACCGCACCTTCGGATATCCGGCCTACCTGCGCACCATGCAGCGGCACCTGGCGGAGGGCCAGTCCCGGGCCGGCGACAACATCGGCAACGTCGCGCTCAAGGCCCCGGTGTACGACTGGGGATACACCGGCCGGTTCGGCGACGAGATCAACTGGGGCAACGGCATCATTCTCGTGCCCTGGCTGGCGTACGAGACGTACGGCGACACCCAGACGATGAGCCGCTACTACGCGCAGATGCAGGCCTTCCTCACCTACATCAGGACTAGGAAGGCCGGCATCGGCGCGGACGCCCACATCGTGGACGCGGCCCTCGCCGACTGGATCGCCAGTGAGAACACCTCGGGCCGCATCACCGGAACCTGGGGCTACTACCAGATCGCCGACCGAATGGCCCGGATGGCAGGGCTGATCGGGCGCTCTGCGGACGCGGCCGAATACCGCAGCCTCGCGGCCAACATCAAGGACGCGTTCAACGACGCCTTCTACAACGCGGCGCTCGGCCGGTACACCGCCGAGGGAGACCAGGGCGATACGGGGGCGACCCAGGCCGCGCAGGCGCTCGCGCTGGACGAGGGCCTGGTCCCGGAGGGCGAACGCGGGAAGGTCCTCGACGCCCTGGTGGAACTGGTCTACGCCCACCGGCCGTTCGGGGGAGGGCCGCACTTCAGCGGCGGCACGATCGGCCTCGCCCCGATCGTCAGGGCCCTGCACGAAGGCGGCCGCGACGACGTCCTGTGGGATGTCCTCCAGGAGGACACCCGCCCGAGCTACGGCCACTTCATGGCACCCACCACCGCCAATCCCAAAGGCCTGACGACCATTCCCGAAGAGTGGGACATGGACAACTCCAAGAACCACATGATCCTGCTGCAGATCGAGGAGTGGTTCCACAACGGCCTGGTGGGGATCCGCCGGCCGCGCGGCAAGGCCGGCTACCGCGAGTTGGTGATCGACCCCCGCCCGGTCGGCGATCTCACCCATGCCGAGGGCAGCTATCGGACGCCGCACGGCGTGGTGTCCGCGCGGTGGACCCGAAAGAACGGCAGGTTCCGGCTCGATGTGGAACTCCCGCCGAACACCACGGCGGAGATCCGGATGCCCACGGACGATCGCGCCACGTATGCCGTCGGCTCCGGGCAGCACACGTTCACCACCCGCGACCTCTCGATCGATTCCCGGAAAACCGGAAGGACCAAGGTGTGA
- a CDS encoding ABC transporter substrate-binding protein — protein MKTRQLPAWMAALTAGSLLAALSACSGGTKAGSDDAGGGGAKTLTLASVDQGSIEDVVKAFEKANLGVKVRYTTSGADQYQQQIRTQLSSGTAPDVMSVWPGNGNPGATYVLAKPGYLRDLSDQPWAAKLPDVMKTVAQYEGKTYTGIFGQNGIGAVYNQQAMEKAGLTPPDTWTELLEFCRDAKAKGTPAFALGNQDNWVTQLVLYALVATTVYGDDPDFDQKMQAGEATFAKSPWTTALDKYLTMEKTGCFQKNPLGTNYEASQQLAATGKTLGIIQGNWVIALLKGKNPKGTFTLRALPATDDPAETIIPAAAGAGYGVNAKAKNEELALKFVNFVMSPEGMNLFVKKQGGLPSLPDTGFAADPSLAELSKFIEAERTVPFMDQLWPNAKVQQTMLSGLQEIFSGQSTPKELLDDMDADYKAGS, from the coding sequence ATGAAGACACGTCAACTTCCAGCTTGGATGGCCGCGTTGACGGCCGGTTCCCTGCTGGCCGCGCTGTCCGCCTGCAGCGGCGGCACCAAGGCAGGCTCCGACGACGCGGGCGGCGGTGGCGCGAAAACGCTCACGCTGGCTTCGGTCGACCAGGGCTCGATCGAGGACGTCGTCAAGGCCTTCGAGAAGGCCAACCTGGGTGTCAAGGTCCGCTACACCACCAGCGGCGCCGACCAGTACCAGCAGCAGATCCGCACCCAGCTGTCCTCGGGCACGGCACCCGACGTGATGTCGGTCTGGCCGGGCAACGGCAACCCCGGCGCCACGTACGTCCTCGCCAAACCCGGCTACTTGCGCGACCTTTCGGACCAGCCCTGGGCTGCCAAGCTGCCGGACGTCATGAAGACCGTCGCCCAGTACGAGGGGAAGACCTACACCGGGATCTTCGGGCAGAACGGCATCGGCGCGGTCTACAACCAGCAGGCGATGGAGAAGGCGGGACTCACTCCGCCGGACACCTGGACTGAGCTGCTGGAGTTCTGCCGGGACGCGAAGGCCAAGGGCACCCCCGCCTTCGCGCTGGGCAACCAGGACAACTGGGTCACCCAGCTCGTCCTGTACGCACTGGTCGCCACCACCGTGTACGGCGACGACCCCGACTTCGACCAGAAGATGCAGGCCGGCGAGGCCACCTTCGCCAAGTCGCCCTGGACCACGGCCCTGGACAAGTACCTGACGATGGAGAAGACGGGCTGCTTCCAGAAGAACCCGCTGGGCACCAACTACGAAGCCAGCCAGCAACTCGCCGCCACCGGCAAGACGCTCGGCATCATCCAGGGCAACTGGGTGATCGCCCTCCTGAAGGGCAAGAACCCGAAGGGGACGTTCACGCTGCGGGCGCTGCCGGCCACCGACGACCCGGCCGAGACCATCATTCCGGCCGCGGCGGGCGCCGGCTACGGCGTCAACGCCAAGGCGAAGAACGAGGAACTCGCCCTGAAATTCGTGAATTTCGTGATGTCGCCCGAGGGCATGAACCTGTTCGTCAAGAAGCAGGGCGGCCTGCCCTCGCTGCCCGACACGGGCTTCGCGGCCGACCCGTCGCTGGCCGAACTGTCCAAGTTCATCGAGGCGGAACGGACCGTGCCGTTCATGGACCAGCTCTGGCCCAACGCCAAGGTCCAGCAGACCATGCTCAGCGGCCTCCAGGAGATCTTCAGCGGACAGTCCACGCCCAAGGAACTCCTCGACGACATGGACGCCGACTACAAGGCCGGCTCCTGA
- a CDS encoding carbohydrate ABC transporter permease, producing MNRYRRRTFALELTMIAAALFVGFPVYVLVNLAVRPTSDTSSPISPTTSPTLDNFSQAWQQGALGGALGNSLLVTAVSVVIVLAVSSLAAYPLARATARWSRWTYLMFLLGLVLPFQLAALPLYQTMRDMGLLGTPWALILFYSGLQVPFTVFLYVGFLRALPRDFEDAALIDGCTALQGFRYVVLPMLKPVTVTALVLNTVAVWNDFFTPLLYLSGSAQQTMPVAIAGFVGQYVTDWNLIFAALVISILPVLLVYFVLQRSIINGFAGGLRG from the coding sequence ATGAACCGCTACCGCCGCCGCACCTTCGCGCTCGAACTGACGATGATCGCCGCCGCCCTGTTCGTCGGCTTCCCGGTGTACGTCCTGGTCAACCTCGCCGTACGCCCCACCTCGGACACCTCGTCACCGATCAGCCCGACCACCTCGCCCACCCTGGACAACTTCTCGCAGGCGTGGCAACAGGGGGCGCTCGGCGGGGCGTTGGGCAACAGCCTGCTGGTGACAGCCGTCAGCGTCGTCATCGTGCTGGCCGTCTCGTCACTCGCGGCGTACCCGCTGGCCCGCGCGACGGCCCGCTGGTCGAGGTGGACGTATCTGATGTTTCTCCTGGGCCTCGTCCTGCCCTTCCAGCTCGCCGCGCTGCCGCTCTACCAGACCATGCGCGACATGGGCCTGCTCGGCACCCCCTGGGCACTGATCCTCTTCTACTCCGGTCTGCAGGTGCCGTTCACCGTCTTCCTGTACGTCGGCTTCCTGCGCGCCCTGCCCCGCGACTTCGAGGACGCGGCACTCATCGACGGCTGCACCGCGCTGCAGGGCTTTCGGTACGTGGTCCTGCCGATGCTCAAACCGGTCACGGTGACGGCCCTGGTGCTGAACACCGTCGCCGTCTGGAACGACTTCTTCACCCCGCTGCTGTACCTAAGCGGCAGCGCCCAGCAGACCATGCCGGTCGCGATCGCCGGCTTCGTCGGTCAGTACGTCACCGACTGGAACCTCATCTTCGCCGCCCTGGTGATCAGCATCCTGCCCGTCCTGCTCGTCTACTTCGTGCTCCAGCGCAGCATCATCAACGGCTTCGCGGGAGGGCTACGGGGATGA